The Pelodiscus sinensis isolate JC-2024 chromosome 30, ASM4963464v1, whole genome shotgun sequence genome has a window encoding:
- the LOC106732787 gene encoding olfactory receptor 14I1-like, whose protein sequence is MSNRSTEFLLQGFSDVRELQMLHVVLFLVLYLAASIGNLLIVTAITLDRHLHTPMYFFLVNLSLLDLGSVSVTIPKSMANSLQDTRSISYVGCVAQVFLFVFFAAANIILLTVMAYDRYVAICQPLHYERVMNRRACVHLAAVAWLAGAVNSAVQTGSAFRLPFCQPHVVDQFFCEIPPLLKLMCADAYRSEVGILGFTACLLLSCFTLIVLSYAHIFSAVLRIPAGQGRHKAFSTCVPHLIVISLFFGTGTFAYLKPTNGSAPGLEMAVAVLYSVMTPMLNPVIYSMRNKDIKAALQKLVAWTLFTKKNMSVVLP, encoded by the coding sequence ATGTCCAACCGAAGCACCGAGTTCCTTCTCCAGGGCTTCTCGGACGTGCGGGAGCTGCAGATGTTGCACGTTGTCCTCTTCCTGGTGCTCTACTTGGCGGCCTCCATTGGGAACCTTCTCATCGTTACAGCCATAACGCTCGACCgccaccttcacacccccatgtacttcttcctggtgaACCTCTCCCTCCTGGACCTTGGCTCCGTCTCCGTAACCATCCCCAAGTCCATGGCCAACTCCCTCCAGGACACGAGGTCCATTTCCTACGTGGGATGCGTCGCCCAAGTCTTTCTCTTCGTCTTCTTCGCTGCGGCTAATATCATCTTGCTCACTgtcatggcctacgaccggtacgtggccatctgccaacCATTACACTACGAGCGCGTGATGAACCGGAGAGCATGTGTCCACTTGGCCGCCGTTGCCTGGCTTGCCGGGGCGGTCAACTCTGCCGTGCAAACTGGGAGCGCCTTCCGGTTGCCCTTCTGCCAGCCCCATGTCGTAGACCAGTTCTTCTGCGAAATCCCCCCGCTGCTCAAACTCATGTGTGCCGACGCGTACCGCAGTGAAGTCGGCATTCTGGGCTTTACCGCATGTTTGCTCTTGAGCTGCTTTACTTTGATAGTTCTGTCGTACGCGCACATCTTCTCCGCCGTACTGCGAATCCCCGCCGGACAGGGCCGGCACAAGGCCTTCTCCACTTGCGTGCCTCACCTCATCGTCATCTCCTTGTTCTTCGGCACGGGCACCTTTGCCTACCTGAAACCCACCAACGGctcagccccagggctggagatGGCGGTGGCTGTTCTCTACTCTGTCATGACTCCCATGCTGAACCCAGTTATCTACAGCATGAGGAACAAGGACATCAAAGCCGCCCTGCAGAAGCTGGTGGCTTGGACATTGTTCACCAAGAAGAACATGTCTGTCGTTCTCCCATGA
- the LOC102447758 gene encoding olfactory receptor 14I1-like, giving the protein MSNRSAEFLLQGFSDVREMQMLHVVLFLVLYLVASIGNLLIVTAVTLDRHLHTPMYFFLVNLSLLDLGSVSVTIPKSMANSLQDTRSISYVGCVAQVFLFVFFAATNIAVLTIMAYDRYVAICQPLHYEQVMNWRACVHLATGAWLAGAVNSAVQTGSAFRLPFCQPHVVDQFFCEIPPLLKLMCAHVYRSEIGILVFSACLLLSCFTFIIVSYAHIFSAVLRIPPGQGRHKAFSTCVPHLIVISLFFGTGTFAYLKPTTGSAPGLEMALAVLYSVMTPMLNPVIYSMRNKDIKAALQKLVVWTLFTKKNMSVLLP; this is encoded by the coding sequence ATGTCCAACCGAAGCGCCGAGTTCCTTCTCCAGGGCTTCTCGGACGTGCGGGAGATGCAGATGTTACACGTTGTCCTCTTCCTGGTGCTCTACTTGGTGGCCTCCATTGGGAACCTTCTCATCGTTACAGCCGTAACGCTCGACCgccaccttcacacccccatgtacttcttcctggtgaACCTCTCCCTCCTGGACCTTGGCTCCGTCTCCGTAACCATCCCCAAGTCCATGGCCAACTCCCTCCAGGACACCAGGTCCATTTCCTATGTGGGATGCGTCGCCCAAGTCTTTCTCTTTGTCTTCTTCGCCGCGACCAACATCGCCGTGCTCACCATCATGGCCTACGAccggtacgtggccatctgccagcCGCTGCACTACGAGCAAGTGATGAACTGGAGAGCATGTGTCCACTTGGCCACCGGCGCATGGTTGGCCGGGGCAGTCAACTCTGCCGTGCAAACTGGGAGCGCCTTCCGGTTGCCCTTCTGCCAGCCCCATGTCGTGGACCAGTTCTTCTGCGAAATCCCCCCGCTGCTCAAACTCATGTGTGCCCACGTGTACCGCAGTGAAATTGGCATTCTGGTCTTTAGTGCGTGTTTGCTCTTGAGCTGCTTTACTTTCATCATTGTGTCGTACGCGCACATCTTCTCCGCGGTGCTGCGAATCCCTCCCGGGCAGGGCCGGCACAAGGCCTTCTCCACTTGCGTGCCTCACCTCATCGTCATCTCCTTGTTCTTCGGCACGGGCACCTTTGCCTACCTGAAACCCACTACTGGCTCGGCCCCAGGACTGGAGATGGCGTTGGCCGTTCTCTATTCTGTCATGACACCCATGCTGAACCCGGTCATCTACAGCATGAGGAACAAGGACATCAAAGCCGCCCTGCAGAAGCTGGTGGTATGGACATTGTTCACCAAGAAGAACATGTCTGTCCTTCTCCCATGA
- the LOC102447264 gene encoding olfactory receptor 14C36-like produces the protein MPNRSTVTEFLLLGFSDVRELQILHFVVFLVVYLAALMGNLLIISAIVLDHLLHTPMYFFLVNLSILDLGSISVTLPKSMANSLLNTRLISYRGCAAQIFLFVFFAEANITLLTVMAYDRYVAICQPLHYERVMNKGACVKMATGVWMAGIVYSALHTGNTFRLPFCRSNVIHQFFCEIPPLLKLACSDSYRSEVGLLTASVFLSFVFFVFIIVSYGHILKAVLRIPSEQGRHKAFSTCLPHLAVISLLMCTAVFEYLIPTSSSASKVDLLTGVLYAVVPPVMNPVIYSVRNKEIKAALKRCTGWR, from the coding sequence ATGCCCAACCGAAGCACCGTGACCGAGTTCCTTCTCCTGGGCTTCTCTGATGTCCGGGAGCTGCAGATTTTGCACTTTGTGGTGTTCCTGGTGGTTTACTTGGCTGCCCTAATGGGGAATCTTCTCATCATCTCAGCTATCGTCCTCGATCATcttcttcacacccccatgtacttcttcttGGTGAACCTGTCCATCCTAGACCTTGGCTCCATCTCCGTCACCCTCCCCAAATCCATGGCCAACTCCCTCCTGAACACCAGGTTGATTTCATATCGTGGATGTGCTGCCCAAATCTTTCTCTTCGTCTTCTTTGCTGAAGCCAATATCACCTTGCTCACCGTGATGGCCTACGATCGGTATGTCGCCATCTGCCAACCACTTCACTATGAGCGAGTGATGAACAAGGGGGCTTGTGTCAAAATGGCCACCGGTGTCTGGATGGCTGGTATTGTCTACTCTGCCCTGCACACCGGGAACACCTTCCGGTTACCCTTCTGTCGGTCCAATGTCATCCACCAGTTCTTCTGTGAAATTCCCCCGCTCCTCAAGCTGGCCTGCTCCGACTCCTATCGCAGTGAAGTTGGGCTTCTCACTGCTAGTGTGTTTTTATCTTTTGTCTTCTTTGTTTTTATCATCGTGTCGTATGGGCACATCTTGAAAGCTGTGCTGAGAATCCCCTCGGAACAGGGCCGGCAcaaggccttctccacctgcctccctcacctcgCCGTGATCTCTTTGTTGATGTGCACGGCTGTCTTTGAGTACCTGATTCCTACCTCCAGCTCGGCCTCAAAGGTGGATCTGCTGACGGGAGTCCTTTATGCCGTGGTGCCTCCTGTGATGAACCCGGTCATCTACAGCGTGAGGAATAAGGAGATCAAAGCTGCGCTGAAGAGATGCACTGGGTGGAGGTGA